TAGTTCCTGAACTTTTCACTAAGAACCTCTTTCATTATTGAAAGAATGCCTAAAATGTAATCAATTTAGTTAGGTTTTTAATCAAGAAATCTAAAGCTGCCAATCAGAGCTTCTAATTGGCATGAGATGACCAGGTTAACAACCTTGAAATCAGATAATGTggttaaaaacaacttttaaaagctttgtttagggcttccctggtggcgcagtggttgagagtctgcctgccgatgcaggggacacgggttcatgccccggtctgggaagatcccacatgccgcggagcagctgggcccgtgagccatggctgctgagcctgcacgtctggagcctgtgctccacaccgggagaggccacaacagctagaggcccgcgtaccgaaaaaaaaaaaaaaaaaaaaaaagctttgtttaACTATATACTCCAAATGAGGGAATTCGTTGCCTCCGGCTGTgtaccatacacacacatacacaaacaaaaataagtactaagttattatatataaaagataataaatggtCCCTGCATATTCAGAGGGGAATAATGCCTACTTCTCATGAGGAACAAGGAGACAGATTACTAACTCCAGAGGGAGAACCAAGCAAGGCTGGCAGAAGAGACAAGAAGTCCTGTGTCCTGTGGATACGACGGAGAGGGCCTTTGGAGGCTGCAGAGACCAGGTGGCGTCCAGGCCAGAGGGGAACTTGAGTGGATGTCaaggtgggtggggcagggccttCAAGGCTGGAGAAAAAGCGAGCCAAGACACCGAGTCACAGAATTACTGCCTGTTCAAGAGACAGTGCAGCACTTGGTGAGAGAGAAGGGGTGTAATCTAATGAGGGAATGTGAACAACAGAGAGAGGAAAGCCTCATCCAAGGAGACCAGGCACAATGCCGGTTTGTATTTCTCAACAGCAGACCAGGCACAATGCTGGTTTGTATTTCTCAACAGCGGTTCAACAGAGAATCTGAGGTGGCCTGTGCGGCTGGCAGAGGGTAAAATATCTTCCCAAACACCGAGTCTCCCATGCACCCTGCAGCCAACCTCCCACCTCGAGGCCCCAGTCCCTTGGAatcaacaccacccattagcaagAAATTCATTAATGGAAAAATCTGCTCCAAAtagcagaacaaacaaacaaaactcaaaactcaGAGATGATCACAGCAAACTTTAACCCTCATACTTCACCTATGCCCCTATTGAGAGCAGGGTCCGCTCTGTTACTTAAACTGATTATTGTGGAAATGAATATCACTAGCATATCACTGCTCCGACCACccccaaaagtaaataaacactACACAAAATATAAACTTACCCCAAATAAAAGTCAACATTAACTTAAGGATACTACTGGATTCCTATAGCACTAGGTTACTGCAGTACAATAACAGTTACTACGCTAACCTACAATATTATAATCCTCTTCCAACCTATTTACAAAATAGCctcattctgaggttctggaagGGTTACATTGTTGCATTAGACTCCTCTTCTTGAGGTAGTTCAAAGtcttgaaaaacagcaaatttacatatttttatatactgcCACTGATGGGTAAATTATCATAAAAGGCCTACAACCGAAATCCTCATCCTTTGATATGCAGATCAGATCATACAAGCTTTTCCCCTCAGATCATACAAAGTAATGTAAAACTGGAAACAGAGAGATTAAcactcattcaaaaataaaaataataacaagcagcaaaaaccaaaaacataaaaaggaatctGTAAATGGCATCACACTAACAGCCTTAAACTTTGCTAAAGACAATACACTTGGTTTACCAAAGCAATAAGCATTTTATAAAGTACTCCAGAAATAACACTTataaaaatagggggaaaattTTAGATGAGAGCACAAAACTAAAATCATATTCTCTGGCAAAGAGTTCTCCCAAAATGGCATGTCTACAAGAAGTGATGTTTGACAAAACTGTGTTGGCTAACTCAGCCACCAGCTCATGTTCAGGTGGCTTTTCCTCAGGTTTGCTTCATCGGTGAAGGGGTATTTGCAGATGCCTGCTTGAGGTAGGCCAGGGAACCCTGAGGGATGTTGGCTGGCTTTTGGTGCTGCCTGTTGATGTCCTCCAGCACCTGCTGCCAATGTCTCAGTTTTGTTAAGTGCTTCTGGACCAGAGCACCCTTCCGCTGTAATTCGTTCCTCAGTTCCGAGACATCCTCTTTGATAACTTGCTATGGCTTCTGGACAGATAACTGCAAtcttttttggaggaaaaaacaTTCTGTCTGTCTCACAATATCTAGAAATTTCTGGATACACTGATCAACACCAGTTCAAATTTCTTCCTGATCTGTACCATTGACATAATCCTGACTCACCAGAGAAGCAAAGCAGGCCTTGAACTATGACTCCTACTCGTCCACCAAGGTACTGTTAGAAGTTCTCAGAATGCCTGGTATGGCCTGAAGAAGCGAAGCCTAGCCCAAGAACCCCGGCGGGGGTGGCTGCCCGGAGAACATGCCTCCCAGTGGAGCCGCCATTTCTAAAATGGCCTAGCCATTTGTTTTAAaacctccccaggtgattctatcTGCAGCGGAGGTTGAGAACCATGGTTAGAAGTACTCAACATTAAATCAGTGGTGTGGACCCTTAAGGCTGATGGCGTGGAagaccctcacccctgccccaacTGTCACTAGGGCAGCGagtctcaaagtgtggttcctggaccagcagcagcatcgccagggaacttgttagaaatgcgtATTCTCTGGCTGCATCCCATACTGCAGAATGAGAAACTCTGActtggggcccagcaatctgtttaTCAGCTTTCCAGGAGATTCTGATACTCCTAATGTTTGAGAACCACATTCTGGGAGTTGAATGGTTATCAGGCTGAGAGGTCAGTCAGTTTAGACATGGcacctttctttttattcttaaactCGTGTGCTGTGCTTGATGGGCCATTTAAGTGTTCGCTTGTTTGTTTTGAGAGTTATTTTGACTCGTGCGATTCCCTCCTTCAggctaactttattttttttctgcttatcacacttttattgtagaaaatttgaaaaatataggaTAAAAGTACGAAGAAATGAAAATCACCTGTATCTTACCATCTAGAAATAATTGCCATTATCTACTAACGTTAGAACTTCATCAGGTGTAAGATATGAACGccgccccaccctcaccccattctCCAGCGTAGGTATCCGTTCTGTGACCTTGCAGCCATCTCTACGTCacaaccccgccccccccccccgaataCGTCATAGTGACCCGGGCGTTCCAGGTGCGCGGCGCAGCAGGACAACCCTCGAAAGTGAGAGGCGAGGGACGCACTCTGAGCCGGAATGGGCGACTGGAAAGGCTACATCAGTGCGGTGCTGCGGGACCAGCGCATCGACGACGTGGCCATCGTGGGCCACTCGGACAATCGCTGCGTGTGGGCATCGCGGCCCGGTGGCCTGCTGGCGGCCATCTCACCGCAGGAGGTGGGTGTACTCACGGGGCCAGACCGGCGCACCTTCCTGCAGGCGGGCCTGAGTGTGGCGGGCCGCCGCTGCTGCGTCATCCGAGACCACCTGCTGGCCGAGGGCGATGGAGTGCTGGACGCGCGCACTAAGGGGAAGGACGGGCGCGCCATCTGCGTGGGCCACACGCCGCGTGCACTCCTCGTGCTCATGGGCCGGCGGGGCGTGCATGGAGGCATTCTCAACAAGACGATGCACGAGCTGATCCATGGGCTGCGCTCGCAGGGCACCTAGCAGGACAGCCAGACAGCGCCAAAATAAAGCCTGACCTGGGCATGGCAGACTCACCCTCCGGTCGTGAGGGGGTCGGGGAGGGTTGCAGATGCGGAAAGTACTTTACTAGAAGATCCTTGCAGAATGGGTATCTGGTGAGGTTGGTATTATGAGTCCAGAGGCTTCCCAGCCTCCTGAGCCCTACATCAGGCCCTCCCATGGGTGCCCTGCCTGTGGCCTAACTCCCTAGGCCAGAGTCCAAGGGCCTTGGTGCCTTCTCAGGGTCCTAAGGACGGCCAACCCAAGGAGGGAGTTCTCAAACCCTCTAACTCAGGCCTGAGCATCCTTTCCCACAAAACTTTCCACAGATCTGTGTGGGACATACTGCAAAGGAAGTCCCGTCCCCACCCTCCCACAACACTCACTAAGTTGGAGGCCAGGGTACTTCTCACCCCCTCCACATGGCAAGAGGAAGCACTAGTAAGGGTTGTGAGTGGGTGATGGTGGGGCTGGTAGCCTGGAGAGCAGCTCTAGGGCTTGCAGGCCCTTGCATCTCCCTGCACATACTTCATAGGGgacagaggtgggggtggggagacacaTGTTGCAGACCATCACAACTAGGTCTGGGGCCCTACAGCGTTCCTGCCTCCTTGGGGGTCCAAAGGCCCTGGATATGTCCCTGGACTAGAGGGAGGAACTTtggcaccccccccccaccccttgacCCTCCCTCTGCAGGCCTCAGCTCAGGGGACCCTATGGAGGAGGAGGAATTGAAAAGCTTGGGTGGGTTTAAATGAAGGCTGGTTTATTGCCCAAAAGTAGAGGATAAAGGTGAGAGGGAGAGTGGCTAGTTTCTACGCCCTGTGCACTGGGGTCCAAGGCATGACCTCTCTTGCCCATCTCCACCCTGCCTCTCCTTCCCCGAGTGGCCCTGACAGGCCCCCACCTATCACTTGTTTTCTGGAGAACTGATTTTTATcccagagagaaggagggagggaggcaatgAGGTGGATGAGCAAGAGGCAGATATAGACCAGAGGAGGTCAGCCTAGTGGGGTTAGCAAAGAGCCTTCCTTACACTTGCCTTAAGGTGGCCCTAGCTGGGGCTCCAGGAAGTTTGAACTGTGGATTGGACTCATTAGGCAGGGCCAGGAGGATTGCTGGGGAGGGCTTGTAGGCTGGCTCCTGCAGGGCACAACAGGCTCTCTTTGGGAGGGGAGATAGTACTGCTGAACCCCAAACCATGGTCTCTCCTCCCCCCTAGATGGAGAGCAAGCAGACCTCCAAGTGCACAATgagagtttcatttcttttcttttttcttttttttttttaaatcaaacagtGTTGGGGAAGAGGGTTGTAACAATGATACAGAAAACCTGGGTGAGGATGAGGAGGATGATatgatggaggaaggaaggtggcagggagggggcgAGAATTCAGCCAGTGACTCAGGCTCCCACATCTGTGTGCGAGCAAACAGCTGTAGGTCATGAACTCAGACTCACCCTTACTCCCACCCAGCCCAGTCAGAGTTGTGTGTGCACAAGGACACAGTGCAGGTCTCCAAACACATGTGCAAAGGACTCAAAATCATACCCAAATAACATGCAGTTGGCATgcaccccctcaccccaccccccaggtgcATCAGTACGCATATGCAGGCTGTCACACAGGCTCACCCCAACATGCCCACATGAGCACATAACACTGTGTCTCAGTTACAAAAGCCCAGACCTCTGAGGACCTGTGCAAGGACAGGTGCATGCCCAGAGCACACAGACACACCCCTCTGCCCTTCTACCCCGGGCACCAGGCACAGGCATTTCCTGACTCCAGGCAGCAGTCTGGGCTGGAGCCTAGAGACGGGTGGCGTTGTGGTGATTGGGCATCGCGAGGCGGGGGGAGGGTGTGGCAGGGGGCAGCTCCTCCAGGAAGACCCTGGCAGGCAGCGGGGGTGAGCGGGGCTCGGGCCTGGCACAGCACAAGGTAGCGCGGGTGATGAGGTGgtccaggggctgcagggagtgCATCCAGCGGGGCAGGAAGTCCCATGTCTGCAGCCACTTGGGCAGGTGCCCGGGGCTGCGACTCTGCAGCATGCTGACAAGTACCACGAAGGCCAGCAGGGCCCCAGAGGGTGTGCCCACACCTATCATGGCCTGCCAGCCTGCCATGGAGATGCCAAACACCAGCGACGGCAGCAGCAGGAAGCACAGGAGGAGGTAGAGGACGGCGAACCAGCGGTACTTGGCAGTGCGTTTGCCCAGCGCCTTGGCCATGCGGATGGGCAGGCGCGTGCAGGGCACTGGGTACCACAGCAGGATGCCTGAGATGTTGAAGAAGAAGTGGCAGAGGGCAATCTgcaggggagagggtggaggggtggaggtgggcaggggcgcCAGCTCCTGAGTCAGGATAGATAGCAGTGGCCCTACAGGGTCTGGGCAGCAGGAAAGTCAGCACTTAGGGCTGACATTCCCCCAGTAAAACACTGAAACACTTCTGGACCAGTAGGTAAGTAACTGCCGCCCTGAACTCCCCACATTTCCCCCACTGATCTCCCTCTCAGGAATTCCCCAGCAGATCCTGTCCAGATCCAGTAGCTAAAAGATTCACATCAGTTTCTGGCTCAGGAGCTCTGGCCTTCTGAGTGGGCAACATCCTGGCTTATCAGTTACTCCTTTGCTCCTAGAACAGCAACCCCTTTGCTGTCTGCCCCCCAGTCCTTGATCCCCCAAACTGAGCCAGCACCCCTTCCTCAGAGTACAAATCCCTCTCCCTCTTGTTTGATTGGTGTGGCTCTCAGTAATGTCTCTCCCCTGTTAAACACTAAGGTCTTGAGGGCAGCACCAGGTATACTTTGTCCGTATGGTTCCCATAGAGTCTGGCATAGCAGGTGGCCCGTAGTAGGCAGTCAAAAACTAATTTGTACGTGTTGTCCTACGTTGGGTCAGGCTCCAGGCACCAGTCCTAGCCCTGTCCCGCCTCTGGCAGGGTTACTCTCCCAAGCGCACCTGGAAAGCACTGGACAGCTTCTCCCGGGGGCTGGCCAGTGCAGCCAGGATGGCCGTGGTGGTGGTGCCGATGTTGGCGCCCAGTGTGAGTGGGTAGGCACGCTCAAGGCTGATCACACCCAGGCCTGGGGGTAGAGGAGAGGACATGGTCTCCCCAGCTCCTTCCTTCAGCCCTTTTCCTGTCAGCCCTGCCCCACCTGACCCTGCCTCGGCGTGGGGACTTACCGATGAGTGGGGTGATGGCCGAGGTGAATACAGAACTGCTTTGGACAACGAAGGTCATGCCAGCGCCCACCACCATGGCAAAGTAGCCTGTGGCCCAGGTGAAGGGGGTGGGAAAGTCTGCGAGCAAACGGTCCCAGCAGGGTCAGTGGGAGGGCAttgggagggggcggggactTTCCTTTGGGAGGAGGAATCCATGTCAGCTTCCAAGTGGGACCTTGTCAGTCCCCTGCTCGACTGCGGTGGCTTTTCCTGGTCCTCTTGGATCTTGGATTAAAGGCCCTTCTCAGCCTGCTTCTATCATGCTTTTGCTCCCTTGTTCCCTCTACCTGGGACATCCTCCTCACTCCTAAATATTCATCCTCGGGACTCAGCGTGGATATCACTGCCACTGGAAAGctctccctgaccccagcccctGGGCAGACGTTGCTTctccctcctctgagctcccaTAGATCCATGGATGCCCCTTATTCCAGCGTTTGTCATGCTGCCTTTGCCAGTGCCAGGCAGTGTCCCAAAAGCTCAAAATGAGGCTTAAATGGAAGTCAGATGGTATCACTGCCCTGCCCAAACCCCCAAGTGCCCCTATTACCCTGGATAAAGTCTAGGCTCTGAGTGCAGCCTGGGACCTGCTCTGTCCCTGTTACCTCGCTGACCTCTCCCTACCTCTCTCCACCTCACTGAGCTCCCACCACACTGCTGGCCACCTTTTTGTGCCACAGTCCTGCCCAGCTGAGTCCTGCCTTGGAGCCTTTGCACTTTCGGGTAGGTTCCCTCCACCCGAAAAGCTCTTCAGCCACATCTGACTGCTCCACATTTAGGtccctgctcaaatgtcacctctgcaCAGAAGCCACTGACCACCCATCAAAAGCAGCCTCTTCCATATTCTATTTGCTGTGTTTTGCTTTCTCCTTGGCAGTTACTGCTCTGTCTGAATTTATCCCCCCTCAATCACTTATTTATTGCTTGTCTCTCCCTCTGGGCTGTGAGTCCCCTGAGGGCAGGAGCCATCTCTGTGTGGCTCACCTCTGTATCCCTGGCACCACGCCATGCTTGGCATACAGTAGGGGCTTAATGACTAttaattgaatccaacaatggcCTCTGAGAATCTCTTTGGAGCCACCTGCTAGAATGGAACCACAGCCGGAAGCAGCCACAGATCCCCAGCTGTCAGCACCTCAGGGGCCTCAAAAATCACCTCGTCCAATCTCTTCTGTGttcacatggggaaactgaggctcagagatggtaGGGCTTTACCCAGATCACACACCAAGGCAGTGGCAGGACTCAGCAAGATCCAGAAGGGCCCATCCTGGGGCCTGCCCACCCACTGCTCGAGGCTCACCGGTGTTGATAACCGTCTGAATGACCTTGGCCACCTGGCCCTTGAGCAGAGAGTTGAGCATCTTGACGAGGAGGATGAGGCAGGTGCACAGGAGCACCAGGGAGCCAGCCAGCAGGATGAGCCCCACAGCCAGGTCAGGCAGCCCTGTGTCCACGAAAATGTGGCTGCCTGCGGGAGGGTGGTGGTAGTGGTATCAAGCTTCTGAGAGCTAACTCCCTCAATCCAGCTCCTAGCCCCCAACCTTTGCCACCCTCTTGGGCTCAGAGCCAAAGGCCTTGCCTCATGTCTCTTCAACCTCTAGAGCAGGTTGAACCTCCAGACCAAAGCCCAAGAGCTGGGCTGGCTGACAGCTGTCCTTCTGGGGCTGGAAGCAGCAGTGGCCAGGTGGGAGatggccctgcctctgccagaCTCTGCCCTGCCATGCCAGACATCTCCCACACTGCAGGTACTCACATTTCTCCATGGTGGCATTTCCGAGCATCCGGCTGGTGCTGGCCTCTGCCCTGGGCCTGCGGGAGGGAACCTAGATTAAGAGGAGAGTGACTTAGAGAATTCAGGAAAGTGCAGCCTGGGATGGGGGCTAAGGTAGGGGTTAGGGAGAGATGGGGGATGGAGGGGATACAGatggtcctcttttttttttttttttttttttttttttttttttgcggtacgcaggcctctcactgctgtggcctctcccgttgtggagcacaggctccggacgcgcaggctcagcggccatggctcacgggcccagctgctccatggcatgtgggatcttcccggaccggggcacgaacctgtgtcccctgcatcggcaggcagactctcaaccactgcgccaccagggaagcctcagatgGTCCTCTTGACTACATGCCCTTGAATGCTTTGCTTgccctctctgagtctgtttcctccaatGATGAAATGGAGTTGAAAATATCTGCCACAGGAGAATCTGGCTGTAGTCGGCCCTCAGAATATTCAGCCCCATCAACCCACTGATCTGGCTCTCACGGGGGCCCGCAGGGGCCTCCTGATCTGATGGTGTCttgtccatgttttcttctacCTCTCCTTGGCATTGGAGGCTGCTGACCATGGCCCACTTCTTCTGAAAACTCTCCCTTCCCCATCTTTTATTATCAATCCCTGTCTCAGGGCCTCCTCTTCACCAGCATCCTTGCCCTGTCCTCTCCCCTCAGGCACGTAGCCCACgttctgttttcctcttgctCACTTCCTTatctggagggggtggggcagagggcccaggaccaacatctcttccctcccccacctactATCGGTGAAGAGGGGGTTCCTGGAGAGGGCCCTTAAATCAGAAGGCCCAGGACCAAGCAGGTAGCCTAAGTGAGGGGCTCAGCCTTGCGTGGGGGTGGCGGGGAGTGTCCTGGGCCTAAAGGGGCAGCAGCTACTCAGCTCCAGGCCACTGTCACTGTCCAGGGATTTAGCCCAGCTTAGCCAAAGGGCCTGATTCTACAAGAGAAACCACAACTCTGAAGGTTTAGATAAAATCTCCCAATCTGTAAATGTTGGCAACCGCTTTAAGACATACTTTACAATTCTGTGAAGGCCAGTCTGGCCAGTCTGGAACCACTCATTCGTAGCCTTCTTGGGTTAAggagttttttccttttccttggcacagcttgtgggatctcagttcctcgaccagggatcgaacccaggcccctagcagtgaaagcgcggagtcctaaccactggactgccagggaattccctaaggagttctttttaaaaatgcaacctGGGCTCCTTACCTTTCCCCCAGGGTCCCATCAGTGAAAGTAGAGAGCGGGCCAGCCTTGGCTAGGAAGAAGCCATGTCACAAAGGAGGACTTGAGCCGCAGAAAGGGGCCCTTACTCCTTGGGCCCCAGGCAAAATGAAAGAGTCACATCTTCTCCCCGTCACCACCATCTGCCTCCTCTGGGAGCTGATATGGACCCTGGTCCCGTTCCCCCTGTGGGGTCTCCATCTCACATCCCTCTGACCTTCCTGGGTGCTGAGGGTAAGGGCTCAGGTGTGGTGCTGGCACTTGGATTTACAGCTcctttatgttttattctaatctgtgtcatttaaaaaaaaatgtgtgttagAGATAAGAACCATTTATGGCACCTGACTTTAAATCGGGGTTTATTTTAATGGCATGTACTCCCTTGAGGGGGGGCAGCGTGCTCCTCTGTGTACCCAGTTGGCCATACCAGGGCCCTGGGGCATCCTCAAGCCTGGGCCAAAATTGCAGGCCGAGAAACCAGGAGAAAATAGTCTCTGATGGGCTTGATTGGAAAAGCCGGCTGGGAAAGTGGTGGTAACTGGGAGACAGCCGGGTGTTTGCTGTCTGgcagatctgagttcaaatcctgctttTATCTCAGCTACCTTGTGCAAGTCATGCCGCCTCACTGAGCCTGTTTTCTCTAAAGCAGGAAAAGTAAAGAGCTGTTGCAAAGGTTACAGGAGGAAATATGTGTGAAGCACTCACGACAGGGCTTAGATCATGACAAGCCTTCGATAAATTGTGCCTCCAAATAAGGATTAGACCCCCTCCTTCCCTGGGCCTATCTAGTATCACATGGTGTGTGGGTACAGGTTGACTTCCTAGGTCAGGGTCAATGGCTCCTGCAGACATGCCTGAAGATCCTGGCCCTGCTGGGAAGGAACTTGGTGGACCATCCTGCACTGCACTGGGTCTAGGGGTCTCTTGGGGGAGGGTTCTCTGGGACCTGGGGAGgctggaagaggaggagaggagctCCACTGGGGTCCCACTCAGTGCTGACAATGTCGGGGCAGGGCAAGGCTGGAGGCTAGGACTTCTGAGGTTTGGAAACTTGA
This genomic interval from Phocoena sinus isolate mPhoSin1 chromosome 3, mPhoSin1.pri, whole genome shotgun sequence contains the following:
- the PFN3 gene encoding profilin-3, which codes for MGDWKGYISAVLRDQRIDDVAIVGHSDNRCVWASRPGGLLAAISPQEVGVLTGPDRRTFLQAGLSVAGRRCCVIRDHLLAEGDGVLDARTKGKDGRAICVGHTPRALLVLMGRRGVHGGILNKTMHELIHGLRSQGT
- the SLC34A1 gene encoding sodium-dependent phosphate transport protein 2A, coding for MMSYGERLEGRAVSPLSVCGGHMTCGAAFTYVPSPQVLHRIPGTSAYAFPSLGPVALAEQGCPYGEVLEHHDPLPAKLAQEDEQKPEPGLAQKLCRAGLTLLKVPLILVFLYLFVCSLDVLSSAFQLAGGKVAGDIFKDNAILSNPVAALVVGILVTVLVQSSSTSTSIVVSMVSSGLLEVSSAIPIIMGSNIGTSVTNTIVALMQAGDRTDFRRAFAGATVHDCFNWLSVLVLLPLEAATGYLHHITRLVVASFNIRGGRDAPDLLKIITEPFTKLIIQLDKSVITSIATGDESLRNHSLIRIWCHPNPMEVPSRRPRAEASTSRMLGNATMEKCSHIFVDTGLPDLAVGLILLAGSLVLLCTCLILLVKMLNSLLKGQVAKVIQTVINTDFPTPFTWATGYFAMVVGAGMTFVVQSSSVFTSAITPLIGLGVISLERAYPLTLGANIGTTTTAILAALASPREKLSSAFQIALCHFFFNISGILLWYPVPCTRLPIRMAKALGKRTAKYRWFAVLYLLLCFLLLPSLVFGISMAGWQAMIGVGTPSGALLAFVVLVSMLQSRSPGHLPKWLQTWDFLPRWMHSLQPLDHLITRATLCCARPEPRSPPLPARVFLEELPPATPSPRLAMPNHHNATRL